One segment of Panicum virgatum strain AP13 chromosome 1K, P.virgatum_v5, whole genome shotgun sequence DNA contains the following:
- the LOC120653306 gene encoding uncharacterized protein LOC120653306, with protein sequence MVESASAGRTRIRRAASPVLPEELVVWEILVRLPAKALLRCRAVCRPWLRLITSDPDFLRAHHLRQPSLPLVFFHNHISFYSRDLVDAAVDAFDLRRSPAERQPVLRFNDCNHHRHFEVRASHTAVDHTARPRGSSIAGLYPHGSSGEYRVLYREMKRKRCHDGGNVYYVLTVGSSAEPRCIGCPVTSPSMERSLTYISHLPAILLRSCLHWGQRFLKHELIAFDTVAESFRRISAPADYNWAWSDLFDMDGMLGVSSVNESETMVELWVLQDYKMENGDMLVYCDNASHLFHCSSNGKLLQKFQWDRVFLMVTGHCYLPLSNQAIQIFTSV encoded by the exons ATGGTTGAATCGGCAAGCGCAGGACGTACGCGGATCCGCCGCGCCGCTTCCCCCGTCCTTCCGGAGGAGCTCGTCGTCTGGGAGATCCTCGTCCGCCTGCCGGCGAAGGCGCTCCTCCGCTGCCGCGCGGTCTGCCGCCCCTGGCTGCGCCTCATCACCTCCGACCCCGACTTCCTCCGCGCCCACCACCTGCGCCAGCCGTCGCTCCCTCTCGTTTTCTTCCACAACCACATCAGTTTCTACAGCCGCGACCtcgtcgacgccgccgtcgacgccttCGAcctccggcgatcccccgccgagCGCCAGCCCGTCCTCCGTTTCAACGATTGCAACCACCACCGTCACTTCGAGGTCCGCGCCTC CCACACGGCAGTGGACCACACTGCCCGCCCTCGCGGAAGCAGCATCGCGGGGCTGTACCCGCACGGCTCGTCCGGCGAGTACCGCGTCCTGTACagggagatgaagaggaagagATGTCACGATGGAGGTAATGTCTACTACGTCCTCACCGTGGGATCCTCTGCAGAGCCAAGGTGCATTGGGTGCCCTGTAACCTCACCATCCATGGAGCGGTCTCTGACTTACATCAGCCATCTCCCGGCCATCTTGCTACGGAGCTGCCTGCACTGGGGTCAACGGTTTCTGAAACATGAGCTAATTGCTTTTGACACGGTTGCTGAGTCATTCAGACGTATCAGTGCTCCTGCAGATTACAATTGGGCATGGTCGGATTTGTTTGACATGGATGGTATGCTTGGCGTAAGCAGTGTAAATGAGAGTGAGACGATGGTGGAACTCTGGGTGCTTCAGGACTACAAGATGGAG AATGGAGATATGCtggtctactgcgacaacgctTCGCATCTGTTTCACTGCAGCAGCAACGGCAAATTGCTGCAGAAATTCCAGTGGGATCGTGTGTTTCTAATGGTTACCGGACATTG CTACCTGCCTTTGAGTAACCAGGCTATTCAGATATTTACTTCTGTTTAG
- the LOC120653318 gene encoding uncharacterized protein LOC120653318 — protein sequence MERDGPCLDPLCELVYGDKELNGLARYLKHCYFHACRRNVDVALDALDFRRRPAERRPVLRFSDYDRRGSSAVHASCDGLLLLSLPNGTFYICNPATRQWTRLPRLHGFARGLYRHSSSGEYRILYRGWGRFGCYYVRTVTSAKPRCVEAPPIMGSVSTPPVLLHGRLHWAVPVSRSQEKGLVVFDTVAESFRAWRMSCPADGNWPWVNLLEMDGTLGITRTDESSMVLQLWVLQDYETETWSLKYRIQLPIMEVASIGQKCSFFNACSVSKEGDVLFRTDLSRGDLFHCDSKGKLLQKLHWDHVSSHVSGQWFKESLVRHDLFERRDGLRRVSQPRFFSGLSSTFE from the exons ATGGAGCGCGACGGGCCTTGCCTCgatccactttgtgaacttgtctaCGGCGACAAGGAG CTAAATggcttagcccgctatttaaaacattgcTACTTCCACGCCTGCCGAAGAAACGTCGACGTCGCCCTCGACGCCTTGGACTTCCGACGGCGCCCCGCCGAGCGCCGCCCTGTGCTCCGCTTCAGCGACTACGACCGACGCGGCAGCTCCGCGGTCCACGCCTCCTGCgacggcctgctgctgctgtccctcCCCAATGGTACCTTCTACATCTGCAACCCGGCCACGCGCCAGTGGACCAGACTGCCCCGCCTCCATGGCTTTGCGAGGGGGCTCTACCGGCACAGCTCGTCGGGCGAGTACCGCATCTTGTACAGGGGTTGGGGTCGTTTCGGCTGCTACTACGTCCGCACCGTGACCTCCGCGAAGCCAAGGTGCGTTGAGGCGCCGCCCATTATGGGGAGCGTTAGCACGCCGCCGGTCTTGCTCCATGGCCGCCTTCACTGGGCCGTCCCCGTCAGCCGCTCGCAGGAAAAGGGTCTGGTTGTTTTTGATACGGTTGCTGAATCATTCAGGGCTTGGCGGATGTCTTGTCCAGCCGATGGCAATTGGCCATGGGTGAATCTGCTTGAGATGGACGGCACGCTTGGCATCACCCGTACTGATGAGAGCAGCATGGTACTGCAGCTATGGGTGCTGCAGGACTACGAGACGGAGACATGGTCACTCAAGTACCGGATCCAACTTCCAATAATGGAGGTGGCGAGTATCGGCCAGAAATGCAGTTTCTTCAATGCTTGCAGTGTGTCCAAGGAAGGGGACGTGCTGTTCCGGACCGACCTTTCTCGTGGTGACCTTTTTCACTGCGACAGCAAGGGCAAGTTGCTTCAGAAGCTCCACTGGGACCATGTGTCTTCACATGTTAGTGGACAGTGGTTCAAAGAAAGCCTCGTCAGGCATGACTTGTTCGAGAGGCGAGATGGCCTTCGTCGCGTGAGCCAGCCGCGGTTCTTTTCAGGACTCTCTAGTACTTTCGAGTAA